A single Candidatus Omnitrophota bacterium DNA region contains:
- a CDS encoding adenylosuccinate synthase → MPSTVVIGAQWGDEGKGKIIDIFSKNYDYIVRYQGGNNAGHTVVIGQESFILHLIPSGILHKAKRCIIGNGVVVNPVALIEEIDKLTARGIDVDGKLLISEQAHIIFPYHWKIDELREIAKGQGKIGTTKRGIGPCYTDKVSRCGIRMVDFLNDKVFAEKLKHNLKEKNAVLRSVYGFKGYSFSTLYNEYMGYRKKIARYIADTALVINKALDKGKKVLFEGAQGTLLDVDFGTYPYVTSSNSTAGGACTGTGVGPSRIDNVVGVVKAYTTRVGEGPFPTEFSSKLMKQIRDKGNEFGATTGRPRRCGWFDALIVRHAVMVNGIKEIVVTKLDVLDELDSIDVCVGYRYKKDRYENFPSDIQVLSGVRPVYDTLPGWKCDTSGIKSYDRLPRRAKDYLKRLSGITNAKISMVSVGSDRKQILRVG, encoded by the coding sequence ATGCCGAGCACGGTTGTAATAGGGGCCCAGTGGGGCGATGAAGGCAAGGGCAAGATAATAGATATATTTTCAAAAAATTACGATTATATTGTCCGTTATCAAGGCGGCAATAATGCCGGGCATACGGTTGTTATAGGACAGGAATCATTTATCCTGCATCTTATACCGTCAGGCATACTGCACAAGGCTAAACGCTGTATCATAGGAAACGGGGTTGTCGTAAATCCTGTCGCTTTAATAGAAGAGATTGACAAGTTGACGGCCCGGGGCATAGATGTAGACGGAAAACTTCTTATCAGCGAACAGGCGCATATCATATTTCCGTATCATTGGAAGATAGACGAACTGCGCGAGATAGCCAAAGGCCAGGGCAAGATAGGGACCACAAAACGGGGGATAGGGCCTTGCTATACGGATAAGGTGAGCCGTTGCGGTATCAGGATGGTAGACTTTTTAAACGATAAGGTATTTGCCGAAAAACTTAAGCATAATCTAAAAGAAAAGAACGCTGTCTTAAGGAGCGTTTACGGTTTCAAGGGTTATTCGTTTTCCACCCTTTATAATGAATACATGGGTTACCGCAAAAAGATCGCCCGTTATATAGCGGATACGGCGCTTGTAATTAACAAGGCCCTTGACAAAGGCAAAAAGGTCTTGTTTGAAGGCGCGCAGGGGACATTGCTTGACGTGGATTTCGGCACATATCCCTATGTAACGTCTTCCAATTCCACGGCCGGCGGAGCGTGTACCGGTACAGGGGTCGGCCCTTCCAGAATTGATAATGTTGTCGGCGTGGTCAAGGCGTATACCACGCGCGTTGGCGAAGGCCCTTTCCCAACGGAATTTTCCAGCAAGCTCATGAAACAGATAAGGGACAAAGGCAACGAATTCGGCGCTACTACGGGCAGGCCCAGGCGCTGTGGATGGTTTGACGCTCTTATTGTCAGGCATGCCGTTATGGTAAACGGTATAAAAGAAATAGTTGTTACAAAGCTTGATGTGCTTGATGAGCTTGACAGCATAGACGTGTGTGTGGGATACAGGTATAAAAAAGACAGATACGAAAACTTTCCTTCCGATATTCAGGTATTGTCCGGCGTAAGGCCCGTATACGATACACTGCCCGGATGGAAATGCGACACGTCCGGGATAAAAAGTTATGACAGGCTCCCGCGCCGGGCGAAAGATTATTTAAAGAGGCTGTCCGGTATTACGAACGCGAAAATTAGCATGGTATCCGTAGGTTCGGACAGAAAGCAGATACTAAGGGTGGGATGA
- a CDS encoding OmpA family protein → MRSSVLLIVFCLIVSLAVSGCAVGFYKGRPSDKEKIEALKDELARLREAKSMLDGRLKEEIDSDKVSLTMDERGIVITFVAEVLFDSGKADLKSEGTVILQKIASVISREAADNEISIEGHTDNVPIKHSHWKSNWDLSTARATSVLHYLVSDCSLRPDNLSATGYGEYRPVKSNSTAEGRQANRRVEIIIKPVPSAKVSYGPVENVIDDSEEGSEYVK, encoded by the coding sequence ATGAGGTCAAGCGTCTTATTGATCGTGTTCTGCCTGATCGTGTCTCTTGCGGTTTCAGGCTGCGCCGTCGGTTTTTATAAAGGCAGGCCGAGCGATAAAGAGAAGATTGAGGCATTGAAAGATGAGCTGGCCCGGTTAAGAGAGGCCAAGAGCATGTTAGACGGAAGGCTGAAAGAAGAAATAGATTCCGATAAAGTTTCACTGACAATGGATGAGAGAGGCATAGTAATTACCTTTGTCGCCGAGGTATTATTTGATTCGGGCAAGGCCGACTTAAAATCTGAAGGCACGGTGATACTGCAAAAGATAGCTTCCGTGATAAGCAGGGAAGCGGCTGATAACGAGATCAGTATTGAAGGCCATACCGATAATGTTCCTATAAAACATTCGCACTGGAAATCCAATTGGGACCTTTCCACGGCCAGGGCAACGAGCGTTCTCCATTATCTTGTCAGCGACTGCTCTCTTAGGCCGGATAATTTATCTGCCACAGGTTATGGCGAATACAGGCCGGTAAAGTCCAATAGCACTGCCGAAGGAAGGCAGGCTAACAGAAGGGTGGAGATTATAATTAAGCCTGTCCCGTCCGCTAAAGTTTCATACGGCCCGGTAGAAAACGTAATTGACGATTCCGAAGAAGGTTCGGAATATGTCAAATAG
- a CDS encoding isoprenyl transferase encodes MAENSRLPRHIAVIMDGNGRWARRRHLPHAFGHRRGAKSVDIITQYCARLGIEALTLYSFSTENWKRPPEEINALMDLLCKYLQSKYKKLQDNDIRLNAIGRLEALPMAVRSVLFDVMKKTAANKKMVLTLALNYGGRQEITDAARALAADARDRRIAPEDIDEALFAGYLYTRGLPEIDLLIRTSGEFRLSNFLLWQLSYAEIVITKTLWPDFGKKDLDDALGQYCKRDRRFGARTC; translated from the coding sequence GTGGCTGAGAATAGCAGGCTTCCAAGACATATTGCCGTAATAATGGACGGTAACGGCAGATGGGCGCGCAGGCGGCATCTGCCGCACGCCTTTGGCCATCGCCGCGGCGCTAAAAGCGTTGATATTATTACCCAGTATTGCGCCAGGTTAGGTATTGAAGCCCTTACCCTTTATAGTTTCTCAACTGAAAACTGGAAACGCCCGCCTGAAGAGATCAATGCTTTGATGGATCTTTTGTGCAAGTATCTGCAAAGTAAATATAAAAAATTGCAGGATAATGATATCAGGCTTAACGCTATCGGCAGGCTTGAGGCCTTGCCCATGGCCGTAAGGTCAGTCCTTTTTGATGTCATGAAAAAAACGGCCGCTAACAAAAAAATGGTATTGACTCTCGCGCTTAATTACGGCGGCAGGCAGGAAATTACGGATGCCGCGCGGGCGCTTGCCGCGGACGCCAGAGACCGGCGTATCGCGCCTGAAGATATAGATGAAGCGCTTTTTGCCGGTTACCTGTATACCCGGGGCCTGCCGGAGATAGACCTTTTGATAAGGACAAGCGGAGAATTCAGGTTGAGCAATTTTTTATTATGGCAGTTATCATACGCGGAGATAGTCATAACCAAAACCCTCTGGCCTGATTTCGGAAAAAAAGATCTTGACGACGCTTTGGGGCAGTATTGCAAAAGGGACAGGCGTTTCGGAGCCAGGACATGTTAA
- a CDS encoding phosphatidate cytidylyltransferase has translation MLKFRLLGSVLWALCLWAVVFLSPAWVLALSVTIIIGIGLYEFYAMVSKKGIPVYRYFGIITGCLIPLTTYLRLSPTAEMEFILITTVCLCVFLLQLTRRNTEQALTGIATTILGIFYVSWMFSYTVKLRVMPPLNMDGRLVVLFLIIITKAGDVGAYVIGTLFGRHQLIPRISPKKTVEGTVSALVVSFFAAVFFRWMLPAVSMGHIFTIGFLLSLTGQVGDLSESLIKRDCKVKDSGTLWPGLGGMLDMIDSIIFTAPILYFYLRLIPHN, from the coding sequence ATGTTAAAATTCAGATTGCTCGGTTCTGTATTATGGGCGCTCTGCCTGTGGGCGGTGGTTTTTTTATCGCCGGCATGGGTATTGGCGCTTTCGGTAACTATTATAATAGGGATAGGGCTTTATGAATTTTATGCCATGGTTTCAAAAAAAGGCATACCGGTTTACAGGTATTTTGGTATTATCACAGGCTGTCTGATACCCCTTACCACCTATTTGCGGCTGTCGCCGACCGCTGAAATGGAATTTATACTGATAACAACCGTCTGCCTTTGCGTATTTCTTCTTCAGCTTACAAGGCGTAATACCGAGCAGGCTCTTACCGGTATTGCCACTACAATATTAGGCATATTTTATGTCAGCTGGATGTTCTCTTATACGGTCAAACTGCGTGTTATGCCGCCGCTTAATATGGACGGCAGGCTGGTCGTATTATTTTTGATTATTATTACTAAGGCGGGAGACGTCGGCGCTTATGTTATAGGGACGCTTTTCGGCAGGCATCAGCTTATACCCCGCATAAGCCCAAAGAAGACTGTGGAAGGGACTGTCTCGGCGCTGGTCGTCAGTTTTTTTGCGGCGGTCTTTTTTAGATGGATGCTGCCGGCTGTATCCATGGGCCATATTTTTACAATCGGGTTTTTATTAAGCCTTACAGGGCAGGTCGGCGACCTCTCCGAATCGCTGATAAAAAGAGATTGCAAGGTCAAGGATTCCGGCACCTTGTGGCCGGGCCTGGGCGGCATGCTTGATATGATAGATAGTATTATTTTTACCGCGCCGATACTTTATTTTTATTTACGGCTTATTCCCCACAATTAA
- a CDS encoding 1-deoxy-D-xylulose-5-phosphate reductoisomerase: MDKREIKRVAVFGSTGSIGINALKVIAAFPGRFQVAALSSFSNIKLLEKQIKEFSPLMAAIARPGLALKAGRGLSSKGVKIYGPEGLNIIAEDDRIDIVVMAVSGFAAIYPLISAIKKGKHICLANKESIVAAGDIIMGLVKKHNALLIPVDSEHNAIFQCLHSGPAGRINRLYITGSGGPLRRVDEKKFPALSVKQVLNHPRWKMGKKITVDSATLMNKGLEIIEARHLFGVPIDKIKLLIHPEAVIHSMCEFVDGSIIAQLGVTDMKLPIQYALTYPDRLDTPFARLDLLDIKNLAVMKADTLKFPCLTIALAAARLAGTAPAVLNAADEIAVKAFLDEKISFTRIPGIIEDVLRAHRFVSTPSIEQIFEADLWAREKAGCIVSSLGRP, from the coding sequence ATGGACAAAAGAGAGATAAAAAGAGTCGCAGTATTCGGTTCAACAGGCTCTATAGGTATTAACGCGTTGAAGGTAATCGCGGCCTTTCCCGGCAGGTTTCAGGTTGCCGCGCTTTCCTCTTTTTCCAATATAAAACTTTTGGAAAAGCAGATAAAGGAATTCAGCCCCCTGATGGCGGCCATAGCGCGCCCTGGCCTGGCACTAAAGGCCGGACGCGGGCTTTCGTCTAAAGGCGTAAAGATATATGGCCCCGAAGGCCTTAATATTATAGCCGAAGACGATAGAATAGACATCGTTGTAATGGCCGTATCCGGTTTTGCCGCTATATATCCGCTTATCAGTGCCATAAAAAAGGGTAAGCACATATGCCTTGCGAACAAGGAATCTATCGTCGCGGCGGGAGATATTATTATGGGGCTTGTCAAAAAGCATAATGCCCTGTTGATACCCGTTGACAGCGAGCACAACGCGATATTCCAGTGCCTGCATTCAGGCCCCGCAGGCAGGATAAACAGGCTTTATATCACAGGCAGCGGAGGCCCTCTGCGGCGTGTTGACGAAAAAAAATTTCCAGCTCTAAGCGTAAAACAAGTACTCAATCACCCCAGATGGAAGATGGGCAAAAAGATAACAGTTGATTCGGCCACGCTTATGAACAAGGGACTGGAGATAATTGAGGCGCGGCATCTTTTCGGCGTGCCCATAGATAAGATAAAATTGCTTATCCATCCCGAAGCTGTTATACACTCCATGTGCGAATTTGTTGACGGAAGCATAATAGCGCAGTTGGGTGTCACGGACATGAAACTGCCGATTCAATACGCCTTGACATATCCTGATAGATTGGATACGCCGTTTGCCAGGCTGGATCTTTTGGATATAAAAAACCTGGCCGTTATGAAGGCTGATACGTTGAAATTCCCATGCCTTACGATTGCCCTGGCCGCGGCAAGGCTTGCGGGCACAGCGCCAGCGGTTTTGAATGCGGCGGATGAGATTGCCGTTAAAGCGTTTTTAGATGAGAAAATTTCTTTTACCCGTATACCCGGTATTATTGAGGACGTCTTGAGGGCGCACAGATTTGTATCAACACCGTCAATAGAGCAGATATTTGAAGCTGACCTTTGGGCGAGAGAAAAGGCGGGGTGCATCGTAAGCAGTCTTGGTCGGCCATGA
- the rseP gene encoding RIP metalloprotease RseP — MFSFIITGIAVMAVFSIVILVHECGHFFMARRMGVRVERFALGLGRVLVSRKVKGTEYALCAIPFGGYVKMAGDEPSSEVLKENYKYFGQAPGRRFWIIFAGAGLNYLLAYVIFCFVAPAARIGLVVKDMPAYKAGIESGDRILSVNNNRTEYWHQVIDMISSNHSAAPLSIQLERNGRVFEAVVVPEIAGEGDSGKIQKIGISSYGDIRFLKAPAAQYILTGMRQTLSNTVLTYRFIWYLITGKVALKGSATGPVGIAVIIGRAIHVGMAYLLYLIAHINLALAIFNLLPFPVLDGGHILLLGIEKIRKRPVSVRVQEFIQYAAIFLIILLFATVTWNDITTWIIKK, encoded by the coding sequence ATGTTTAGTTTTATTATTACGGGCATTGCGGTCATGGCGGTTTTCAGCATAGTAATTCTTGTGCATGAATGCGGACATTTTTTCATGGCAAGACGCATGGGGGTTAGGGTGGAGAGGTTTGCCTTAGGCCTTGGCAGGGTATTGGTCTCAAGAAAGGTCAAAGGCACGGAGTATGCCCTATGCGCCATACCTTTTGGCGGTTACGTAAAAATGGCAGGTGATGAGCCCAGCAGTGAAGTCTTAAAAGAAAACTATAAGTATTTTGGGCAGGCGCCTGGCAGAAGGTTCTGGATAATTTTTGCCGGAGCGGGCCTCAATTATCTTTTGGCATATGTTATTTTTTGTTTTGTCGCGCCGGCGGCGAGGATAGGCCTTGTCGTAAAGGACATGCCCGCGTATAAAGCCGGCATAGAATCGGGCGATAGGATATTATCGGTAAACAATAATCGCACGGAATACTGGCATCAGGTCATTGATATGATCTCGTCAAATCACAGCGCCGCTCCCCTTAGCATACAGCTTGAAAGAAACGGCCGGGTCTTTGAGGCTGTGGTAGTGCCTGAAATCGCCGGAGAAGGCGATTCCGGCAAAATTCAAAAAATCGGGATAAGTTCTTACGGCGATATCCGTTTTCTAAAAGCGCCTGCCGCGCAATATATACTGACAGGCATGAGACAGACCTTATCCAATACGGTTTTGACATACAGGTTTATCTGGTATCTTATTACGGGCAAGGTGGCTTTAAAAGGCTCCGCGACAGGGCCTGTCGGCATCGCGGTTATTATCGGCCGGGCCATTCATGTCGGAATGGCTTATCTGTTATATCTTATAGCCCATATCAATCTCGCGCTCGCGATATTTAACCTCCTTCCGTTTCCTGTTCTGGACGGCGGCCACATATTACTGCTTGGCATTGAAAAAATAAGAAAAAGGCCTGTCAGCGTAAGGGTGCAGGAGTTTATCCAGTATGCGGCTATTTTCCTAATTATATTATTGTTCGCCACGGTTACATGGAATGATATTACCACATGGATAATTAAAAAATGA
- the ispG gene encoding flavodoxin-dependent (E)-4-hydroxy-3-methylbut-2-enyl-diphosphate synthase translates to MRRRPARQIKLGNVKIGANAPVSIQSMTNTDTKDIVSTVRQIKRLEKAGCEIIRVAVRDDASASAVRKIRPAISIPLEADIHFDHRLALKSVESGADGIRLNPGNIRVPRHIRLVMDACKERNIPIRIGANSGSVAGRYRALGEKAHAAGMVKSVMDYIKIFEKNKFFDIMISLKSSSVISTIYAYRQIASLCNYPLHIGVTATGCGEEAIIKSAIGIGSLLSEGIGDTIRVSLTGRPEDEVIAARHILQALKLRSFYHELISCPTCGRCQVDLEGIVKRVKRKLYAMPASARGNRFLTAAVMGCEVNGPGEAKTADVGIAFGRDSGILFRKSKIIKKISAKNAVKELIDALF, encoded by the coding sequence ATGAGAAGAAGGCCGGCAAGGCAGATAAAATTAGGCAATGTGAAAATAGGCGCCAATGCCCCTGTGTCCATACAGTCAATGACAAATACGGACACCAAAGATATTGTTTCAACCGTCAGGCAGATAAAACGCCTTGAAAAAGCCGGCTGTGAGATAATAAGGGTCGCTGTAAGAGATGATGCCTCGGCCTCGGCTGTCAGAAAGATCAGGCCGGCAATATCAATACCCCTTGAGGCCGATATACATTTTGACCACAGGCTGGCTTTAAAGTCTGTTGAGTCCGGAGCTGACGGTATAAGGCTTAATCCAGGCAATATCCGCGTCCCGCGGCATATAAGGCTTGTGATGGATGCCTGTAAAGAACGCAATATACCGATAAGGATAGGCGCCAATTCCGGATCTGTGGCAGGCAGATACAGGGCCTTGGGCGAAAAGGCCCACGCGGCCGGCATGGTAAAGAGCGTAATGGATTATATCAAGATATTTGAAAAGAATAAATTTTTTGATATCATGATATCGCTTAAGTCCTCAAGCGTTATTTCCACGATTTATGCCTATAGACAGATAGCTTCATTGTGCAATTATCCCCTGCACATCGGGGTTACAGCTACAGGGTGCGGCGAAGAAGCCATAATAAAATCCGCTATAGGTATCGGTAGCCTGCTCTCGGAAGGGATAGGCGATACGATAAGAGTTTCTTTGACAGGCAGGCCTGAAGACGAGGTAATTGCCGCCAGGCATATATTGCAGGCTCTTAAATTACGGAGTTTTTATCATGAATTGATATCTTGCCCCACATGCGGCCGCTGCCAGGTTGACCTGGAAGGCATAGTTAAGCGCGTCAAGCGGAAATTATATGCCATGCCCGCCAGCGCGCGCGGAAACCGGTTTCTTACAGCCGCTGTTATGGGTTGCGAAGTAAACGGCCCGGGAGAAGCGAAGACGGCCGATGTCGGTATTGCATTTGGCAGAGATTCTGGTATACTGTTTAGAAAGTCAAAGATTATAAAAAAAATAAGCGCGAAAAACGCGGTCAAGGAGTTGATAGATGCTTTATTCTAA
- a CDS encoding proline--tRNA ligase → MLYSKSFIPTLKEDPADAEAISNKLMIRAGLIRKLAAGIYSYLPLGLRTLRKIENIVREEMDSSGALEVLMPALHPAQLWHETGRYDIIGDELFKFNDRTGKQMVIGPTHEEVITDIARNNLRSYKDLPKIIYQIQTKLRDEPRPRFGVIRSKEFIMKDAYSFDCTWQGLNQNYDIMFQAYKRIFARCGLDAVAVEADSGFMGGNESAEFMILSESGEDVVVTCAKCGCKTGFAKALCPPPGEGLNGPAAHTDIRGKDMCRNASGQPEIEEVPTPGISTIDKVSEALKRSPKDIIKTLIYVSDKKPIAVLIRGDHEVNESKLAACLKSGELALAGKDVIENITGAPVGFSGPCGLRGVDIIIDHAVKTVINGAAGANKKDTHIINVVPGRDFDVSKTFDIRYVTAEDRCLKCSGAIELKKAIEIGHVFKLGTKYSDAMKAGFLDSCGSQKPFIMGCYGIGINRIMASAIEQNNDKDGIIWPLSIAPYSITILCLNARDENTLQAAKKIYLLMAASGMDVLMDDRDISPGIKFKDADLSGIPIQVIVGPKGLACSRVEVKIRKTGARTEVALDDIVNYAQGLLRARV, encoded by the coding sequence ATGCTTTATTCTAAGTCTTTTATCCCGACCCTTAAAGAAGATCCTGCCGATGCTGAAGCAATAAGCAATAAGCTTATGATCAGGGCGGGGCTGATACGCAAGCTTGCCGCGGGCATCTATTCATATCTTCCTCTCGGGCTAAGGACGCTTAGAAAAATAGAAAATATTGTGCGTGAGGAAATGGATTCTTCCGGGGCATTGGAGGTGCTTATGCCGGCATTGCATCCGGCGCAGTTATGGCATGAAACAGGCAGGTATGACATTATCGGAGATGAATTATTTAAATTTAATGACCGGACCGGCAAGCAGATGGTTATAGGCCCTACCCACGAAGAGGTCATTACCGATATAGCCAGGAACAACCTGCGCTCATACAAAGACCTACCCAAGATCATATATCAAATACAGACAAAATTACGCGATGAGCCCAGGCCGAGATTCGGCGTAATACGCAGTAAAGAATTTATCATGAAAGACGCCTACAGCTTTGACTGCACATGGCAAGGGCTTAATCAAAATTACGATATTATGTTTCAAGCTTATAAACGGATATTCGCCAGGTGCGGGCTTGACGCTGTTGCCGTAGAGGCTGATTCAGGCTTTATGGGTGGTAATGAGTCGGCAGAGTTTATGATATTATCTGAAAGCGGCGAAGATGTGGTCGTTACATGCGCGAAATGCGGTTGTAAGACAGGCTTTGCCAAGGCCCTGTGCCCGCCTCCCGGAGAAGGCCTTAACGGGCCGGCGGCTCATACGGATATCCGCGGTAAAGATATGTGCCGGAACGCGTCCGGCCAGCCGGAAATAGAAGAGGTGCCCACCCCGGGTATATCCACTATTGATAAGGTTTCTGAAGCCTTGAAACGCAGTCCAAAGGATATTATCAAGACGCTTATTTATGTCTCCGATAAGAAACCCATAGCTGTATTGATTAGAGGCGACCACGAAGTTAATGAATCAAAGCTCGCCGCCTGCCTTAAGTCGGGTGAACTTGCGCTGGCAGGAAAAGATGTTATTGAGAATATCACCGGCGCGCCCGTGGGTTTTTCAGGCCCCTGCGGATTAAGAGGCGTGGATATAATAATAGATCATGCGGTAAAAACCGTTATTAACGGCGCGGCGGGCGCTAACAAAAAAGATACCCATATTATTAATGTGGTTCCCGGCAGAGACTTTGACGTTTCAAAGACATTTGACATACGCTATGTTACCGCCGAGGACAGGTGTTTGAAATGTTCCGGCGCGATAGAGCTAAAAAAGGCCATAGAGATAGGCCACGTATTTAAACTTGGCACAAAATATTCCGATGCCATGAAAGCGGGGTTTCTTGATTCTTGCGGCAGTCAAAAGCCTTTCATAATGGGTTGTTACGGTATTGGTATAAACAGGATAATGGCCTCCGCCATAGAACAGAATAATGATAAGGACGGTATCATATGGCCCTTATCCATCGCGCCGTATAGTATTACGATTTTATGCCTGAACGCGCGTGATGAAAATACTTTACAGGCCGCCAAAAAGATTTATCTCCTGATGGCCGCCTCCGGCATGGATGTTCTTATGGATGACAGGGATATAAGCCCTGGTATCAAGTTTAAAGACGCGGATTTATCCGGCATACCTATACAGGTCATTGTAGGCCCTAAAGGCCTTGCCTGTTCAAGGGTTGAGGTAAAGATAAGAAAAACGGGCGCCAGAACAGAGGTCGCCTTAGACGATATTGTGAATTACGCGCAAGGCCTTTTACGCGCGCGCGTATAA
- the nusA gene encoding transcription termination factor NusA, producing MNGELLSVLEHIEREKGISRQILIEAVESALLSAARKVIGQKDEENISVKMDPETGSIKVFAAEKEIKSAEFGRIAAQTAKQVIIQKIREAERDVIFGEFRERKGTIVTGGVHRFEKGNIIVDLGKVEAVLPRTELLPRERYKQGERIKAYVTNVERTPKGSSITLSRRDDGMIKRLFELEIPEITDGIVEIKSIAREAGERTKIAVTSKDEKIDSVGACVGMRGQRVKNIVNELQGEKIDIVRYSDDIREYIKAALSPAEIAQIKVDKELKRVEIVVEDDQLSLAIGRHGQNVKLASKLVGYEMDVKSRSNAEDKERAKRESGLSICDLPGVGKKAEEYLLAAGYKTIDDIAKSTVETLMEVKGIGKKTAQKILDSAKEYTE from the coding sequence ATGAACGGAGAATTATTATCGGTATTAGAGCATATTGAGCGTGAAAAAGGCATCAGCAGGCAGATACTTATAGAGGCTGTGGAAAGCGCCCTGCTAAGCGCGGCGCGCAAGGTAATAGGCCAGAAGGATGAAGAAAATATCAGCGTTAAGATGGACCCCGAGACAGGCTCAATCAAGGTATTTGCCGCGGAAAAAGAAATAAAATCAGCCGAATTCGGCAGGATCGCGGCGCAGACTGCCAAGCAGGTGATTATACAAAAAATCAGAGAGGCTGAAAGGGATGTTATATTCGGAGAGTTTCGTGAGCGCAAAGGCACTATTGTTACAGGCGGCGTTCACAGATTTGAAAAAGGCAATATTATAGTGGATTTGGGTAAGGTTGAGGCCGTATTGCCGAGAACAGAACTTCTGCCAAGGGAAAGATATAAACAGGGCGAAAGGATAAAGGCCTATGTGACTAATGTGGAAAGGACGCCAAAGGGCTCATCCATTACCCTGTCAAGAAGGGACGATGGTATGATAAAAAGGCTTTTTGAGCTTGAGATACCCGAAATAACAGACGGTATAGTTGAGATAAAATCAATCGCGCGGGAGGCCGGAGAAAGGACAAAGATCGCCGTTACGTCAAAAGACGAAAAGATAGATTCTGTCGGCGCGTGTGTCGGGATGAGAGGCCAAAGGGTAAAGAACATTGTAAATGAGCTTCAGGGTGAAAAAATAGATATAGTCAGATACAGCGACGATATAAGAGAATATATAAAAGCCGCGCTTTCGCCGGCCGAGATAGCCCAGATCAAGGTGGACAAGGAGCTTAAGAGGGTTGAAATTGTTGTTGAAGATGACCAGCTTTCTCTGGCCATAGGCAGGCATGGACAGAATGTCAAGCTTGCCTCTAAACTCGTCGGTTATGAGATGGATGTCAAGAGCCGGTCAAACGCCGAAGACAAGGAAAGGGCGAAACGGGAGTCAGGATTATCTATCTGTGATTTGCCGGGTGTGGGCAAAAAGGCGGAAGAGTATCTTTTGGCGGCCGGTTACAAGACTATTGATGATATAGCCAAGTCTACGGTTGAGACACTGATGGAGGTCAAGGGCATTGGAAAGAAAACCGCCCAAAAGATCCTTGACTCAGCCAAGGAATATACCGAATAA